One genomic segment of Streptomyces niveus includes these proteins:
- a CDS encoding GntR family transcriptional regulator, whose protein sequence is MATDGGGTETENGAATRTARVPKYYRLKRHLLDMTETLPPGTPVPPERTLAAEFDTSRTTVRQALQELVVEGRLERIQGKGTFVAKPKVSQALQLTSYTEDMRAQGLEPTSQLLDIGYVTADDTLAGLLDITAGGRVLRIERLRLASGEPMAIETTHLSAKRFPALRRSLVKYTSLYTALAEVYGVHLAEAEETIETSLATPREAGLLGTDVGLPMLMLSRHSIDTAGEPVEWVRSVYRGDRYKFVARLRRPTD, encoded by the coding sequence ATGGCCACGGACGGGGGCGGCACCGAGACCGAGAACGGGGCGGCGACCCGTACCGCACGCGTGCCCAAGTACTACCGGCTGAAGCGGCATTTGCTGGACATGACGGAGACGCTGCCGCCGGGCACGCCCGTACCGCCGGAGCGCACCCTGGCGGCCGAATTCGACACCTCGCGCACCACCGTGCGCCAGGCGCTCCAGGAGCTGGTCGTCGAGGGCCGGCTGGAGCGGATCCAGGGCAAGGGCACGTTCGTGGCCAAGCCCAAGGTGTCGCAGGCGCTCCAGCTCACCTCGTACACCGAGGACATGCGCGCGCAGGGCCTGGAGCCGACCTCGCAACTGCTGGACATCGGCTACGTCACCGCCGACGACACCCTCGCCGGGCTGCTCGACATCACCGCCGGCGGCCGCGTGCTGCGCATCGAGCGGCTGCGGCTGGCGAGCGGCGAGCCGATGGCCATCGAGACCACACACCTTTCGGCCAAACGCTTCCCCGCGCTGCGCCGTTCGCTCGTCAAGTACACCTCCCTCTACACGGCGCTGGCCGAGGTGTACGGCGTGCACCTGGCGGAGGCCGAGGAGACGATCGAGACGTCGCTGGCGACACCGCGCGAGGCGGGGCTGCTCGGTACCGATGTGGGCCTGCCGATGCTGATGCTCTCGCGGCACTCGATCGACACCGCCGGGGAGCCCGTGGAGTGGGTCCGCTCGGTGTACCGCGGCGACCGGTACAAGTTCGTGGCGAGGCTGCGCAGACCGACCGACTGA
- a CDS encoding YbdD/YjiX family protein yields the protein MTSAAKVRHAVGRIRWYVRELTGESAYDHYVAHTRACDPTAQPMTRRAFERERMDAREADPREGFRCC from the coding sequence ATGACCTCCGCGGCGAAGGTGCGCCACGCGGTGGGCCGGATCCGCTGGTACGTACGGGAGTTGACGGGGGAGTCGGCGTACGACCACTACGTGGCCCACACCCGCGCCTGCGACCCGACGGCGCAGCCGATGACGCGCCGCGCCTTCGAACGCGAGCGGATGGACGCACGCGAGGCGGACCCGAGGGAAGGGTTCCGCTGCTGCTGA
- a CDS encoding GNAT family N-acetyltransferase translates to MDQTTRPKADFTIRAAEAAEHAALGEITARAYLDDGLLDFGEDDPYLKTLRDVAARADGGEVLVAVGADGELLGGVTYAAGGSVWADVAEDGEAEFRMLAVASAGRGRGVGAALVRACVERARATEGCLRVRLSTRQSMAAAHRIYERLGFVRTPERDWAPYPELPPLLTYSLEI, encoded by the coding sequence ATGGATCAGACGACACGGCCGAAGGCCGACTTCACGATCAGGGCGGCCGAAGCCGCCGAACACGCCGCACTCGGTGAGATCACCGCGCGGGCCTATCTGGACGACGGGCTGCTCGACTTCGGGGAGGACGACCCGTATCTGAAGACGCTGCGGGACGTCGCGGCACGGGCCGACGGCGGCGAGGTGCTCGTGGCCGTCGGGGCGGACGGGGAGCTTCTCGGCGGGGTCACCTACGCGGCCGGCGGGTCCGTGTGGGCCGATGTGGCCGAGGACGGCGAGGCGGAGTTCCGGATGCTGGCCGTCGCGTCCGCCGGCCGGGGGCGGGGAGTCGGCGCGGCGCTCGTGCGGGCGTGTGTGGAGCGCGCGCGAGCCACCGAAGGGTGCCTGCGGGTGCGGCTGTCCACCCGCCAGTCGATGGCGGCGGCCCACCGGATATACGAGCGGCTGGGCTTCGTACGGACGCCGGAGCGGGACTGGGCGCCCTATCCCGAGCTCCCGCCGCTGCTCACCTACAGCCTGGAAATCTAA
- a CDS encoding carbon starvation CstA family protein, producing the protein MPEPAQPSSAPKSSGRLTPKSIVIWALVALVGAVAWGVLALSRGEEISAAWMLAAALGSYAIAYRFYSRFIARRVLKVDKTRATPAERLDNGVDFHPTDRRVLFGHHFAAVAGAGPLVGPVLAAQMGYLPGTIWIVAGVIFAGAVQDMVTLFFSTRRDGRSLGQIARDEIGPFGGAAALIAVFLIMIILLAVLALVIVNALADSPWGVFSIAMTIPIALFMGVYLRVMRPGKVSEVSLIGVALLLLAIVAGGWVAESSLADTFTLEAGTLVIWMIVYGFLASVLPVWMLLAPRDYLSTFMKVGTIALLAIGVVVAMPTMKMDAVTEFASRGDGPVFAGSMFPFVFITIACGALSGFHSLISSGTTPKMVQKETQIRMIGYGAMLTESFVAIMAMITACIIDPGLYFAINSPAGVIGGTVESASQAVANLGFTISPDQLAQAAKDVEEASLLSRTGGAPTFALGMAEIFSSVIGGAGMKAFWYHFAIMFEALFILTTVDAGTRVGRFMLQDMLGNVYKPMRQVSWKPGVWFASAVVVGAWGYFLWVGVHDPLGGINQLFPLFGIANQLLAAVALAVCTTLLVKSGRLKWAWVTAVPLAWDAAVTLTASWQKIFSEDPKVGFFKQREVYQTGIDNGEVIPPAKSMDDMHTVVTNSTVDGVLCALFAILIIVVIVDAGRVCYKAIRHPESVKLSETPYVKSELVAPAGMFATKEEKAELAAAETKTSAGAGAGTGSS; encoded by the coding sequence ATGCCAGAGCCGGCACAGCCAAGTTCCGCACCGAAATCGTCCGGGCGTCTCACGCCGAAGTCGATCGTCATATGGGCGCTCGTCGCTCTGGTGGGCGCGGTCGCCTGGGGTGTCCTCGCGCTGTCGCGCGGTGAGGAGATCTCCGCGGCCTGGATGCTGGCCGCGGCACTCGGTTCGTACGCGATCGCCTACCGCTTCTACTCCAGATTCATCGCCCGGCGGGTCCTGAAGGTCGACAAGACACGGGCCACCCCCGCCGAACGCCTCGACAACGGTGTCGACTTCCACCCCACCGACCGGCGCGTGCTCTTCGGCCACCACTTCGCGGCCGTCGCGGGCGCGGGACCGCTCGTCGGACCGGTGCTGGCCGCGCAGATGGGCTATCTGCCGGGCACGATCTGGATCGTCGCGGGTGTCATCTTCGCGGGCGCGGTCCAGGACATGGTCACGCTGTTCTTCTCCACGCGCCGCGACGGCCGTTCGCTCGGCCAGATCGCCCGTGACGAGATAGGCCCGTTCGGCGGCGCCGCCGCGCTCATCGCGGTCTTCCTCATCATGATCATCCTGCTGGCGGTGCTGGCACTGGTCATCGTCAACGCGCTCGCCGACTCGCCGTGGGGTGTCTTCTCCATCGCGATGACCATCCCGATCGCGCTCTTCATGGGCGTGTATCTGCGGGTGATGCGGCCGGGCAAGGTCAGCGAGGTCTCGCTCATCGGCGTGGCGCTGCTGCTGCTCGCGATCGTGGCCGGCGGCTGGGTCGCCGAGTCCTCGCTCGCCGACACCTTCACCCTGGAGGCCGGCACGCTGGTCATCTGGATGATCGTGTACGGCTTCCTCGCGTCCGTACTGCCCGTCTGGATGCTGCTGGCGCCGCGCGACTATCTGTCGACCTTCATGAAGGTCGGCACGATCGCGCTGCTGGCGATCGGTGTGGTCGTCGCGATGCCGACGATGAAGATGGACGCGGTCACGGAGTTCGCGAGCCGCGGTGACGGTCCGGTCTTCGCCGGATCGATGTTCCCGTTCGTGTTCATCACGATCGCGTGCGGCGCGCTGTCCGGTTTCCACTCACTCATCTCCTCGGGCACCACGCCGAAGATGGTGCAGAAGGAGACCCAGATCCGGATGATCGGGTACGGCGCGATGCTCACCGAGTCGTTCGTCGCGATCATGGCGATGATCACGGCGTGCATCATCGACCCGGGTCTGTACTTCGCGATCAACTCCCCCGCCGGAGTCATCGGCGGCACGGTCGAATCCGCCTCCCAGGCGGTCGCCAACCTCGGCTTCACGATCTCGCCCGACCAACTCGCCCAGGCGGCGAAGGACGTCGAAGAGGCGAGCCTGCTCTCCCGCACCGGCGGCGCGCCGACCTTCGCGCTCGGAATGGCGGAGATCTTCTCGTCCGTCATCGGCGGCGCGGGGATGAAGGCGTTCTGGTACCACTTCGCGATCATGTTCGAGGCGCTGTTCATCCTGACGACGGTGGACGCCGGTACGCGCGTCGGCCGCTTCATGCTCCAGGACATGCTCGGCAACGTGTACAAGCCGATGCGCCAGGTCAGCTGGAAGCCGGGTGTCTGGTTCGCCAGCGCCGTGGTCGTCGGCGCGTGGGGCTACTTCCTCTGGGTCGGCGTGCACGACCCGCTGGGCGGCATCAACCAGCTCTTCCCGCTGTTCGGCATCGCGAACCAGCTCCTGGCGGCGGTCGCGCTCGCCGTGTGCACGACGCTGCTGGTGAAGTCCGGACGGCTCAAATGGGCCTGGGTGACGGCTGTTCCGCTGGCCTGGGACGCGGCGGTCACGCTCACCGCGAGCTGGCAGAAGATCTTCTCCGAGGACCCGAAGGTCGGCTTCTTCAAGCAGCGCGAGGTCTACCAGACGGGCATCGACAACGGCGAGGTGATCCCGCCGGCGAAGTCGATGGACGACATGCACACGGTCGTCACCAACTCCACGGTGGACGGTGTGCTCTGCGCACTGTTCGCGATCCTGATCATCGTGGTCATCGTGGACGCGGGACGGGTCTGCTACAAGGCGATCCGGCACCCGGAGAGCGTGAAGCTCTCGGAGACGCCGTACGTGAAGTCGGAACTGGTCGCACCGGCGGGCATGTTCGCGACGAAGGAGGAGAAGGCGGAACTGGCGGCGGCGGAGACGAAGACGTCCGCCGGGGCGGGTGCCGGGACGGGCTCGTCATGA
- a CDS encoding ribonucleoside-diphosphate reductase subunit alpha — protein sequence MTIAPADPASAISERGRNTAAAAGGPADGPGTSLLRLLTDLTADLADTDPGRVAAAALRGRNAASDEAELRELATEAAAGLISEDPAYSRLAARLLTRTIADEAAGQGAVSFSSSVAVGHAEGLIADRTAAFVTRHAARLDALIDPAADDRFGYFGLRTLFSRYLLRHPITRDVIETPQYFMLRVASGLAKDDSPAAMDEVAALYGLMSRLDYLPSSPTLFNSGTRHPQMSSCYLLDSPLDELDSIYDRYHQVARLSKHAGGIGLSYSRIRARGSLIRGTNGHSNGIVPFLRTLDSSVAAVNQGGRRKGAACVYLETWHADIEEFLELRDNTGEEARRTHNLNLAHWIPDEFMRRVDADGDWSLFSPSDVPELVDLWGDDFDAAYRAAEAAGKARRTIPARELYGRMMRTLAQTGNGWMTFKDASNRTANQTAEPGSVVHSSNLCTEILEVTDDGETAVCNLGSVNIGAFVTESGELDWERLDDSVRTAVTFLDRVVDINFYPTEQAGRSNAKWRPVGLGVMGLQDVFFKKRLPFDSAEAAALSTRIAERIMLAAYEASCDLAEREGPLPAWSKTRAARGVLHPDHYDVTLNWPERWDALRARVAKTGMRNSLLLAIAPTATIASIAGVYECIEPQVSNLFKRETLSGEFLQVNAYLVAELKKLGVWDAQSREALRESNGSVAGFGWIPAEVRELYRTAWEIPQRGLIDMAAARTPFLDQSQSLNLFLETPTIGKLSSMYAYAWKKGLKTTYYLRSRPATRIARAAKSQPVAAAAPVPTPVPVPAQMAPDADAVACSLENPESCEACQ from the coding sequence GTGACCATCGCGCCAGCCGATCCGGCTTCAGCGATCTCCGAGCGGGGACGGAACACGGCCGCAGCGGCCGGCGGACCGGCCGACGGACCCGGGACGAGCCTTCTGCGGCTCCTGACCGACCTCACCGCCGACCTCGCCGACACCGACCCCGGCCGGGTCGCCGCCGCCGCGCTCCGTGGCCGCAACGCCGCCTCGGACGAGGCCGAATTGCGTGAACTCGCCACCGAGGCCGCCGCCGGGCTCATCTCCGAGGACCCCGCGTACTCCCGTCTCGCCGCCCGCCTGCTCACCCGCACCATCGCGGACGAGGCCGCCGGCCAGGGCGCCGTCTCGTTCTCCTCCTCGGTCGCCGTGGGCCACGCGGAGGGCCTGATCGCCGACCGTACGGCCGCGTTCGTCACCCGCCACGCCGCCCGCCTCGACGCGCTGATCGACCCCGCCGCCGACGACCGCTTCGGCTACTTCGGTCTGCGCACCCTCTTCAGCCGCTATCTGCTCCGGCACCCGATCACCCGCGATGTCATCGAGACGCCGCAGTACTTCATGCTGCGCGTCGCGTCCGGGCTGGCCAAGGACGACTCCCCGGCCGCCATGGACGAAGTCGCCGCGCTGTACGGCCTGATGAGCCGGCTCGACTACCTCCCCTCCTCCCCCACGCTCTTCAACTCCGGCACCCGGCACCCCCAGATGTCCTCCTGCTATCTGCTGGACTCCCCGCTGGACGAGCTGGACTCCATCTACGACCGCTACCACCAGGTGGCCCGCCTGTCGAAGCACGCGGGCGGCATCGGCCTCTCGTACTCCCGTATCCGCGCCCGCGGTTCGCTGATCCGCGGCACGAACGGGCACTCCAACGGCATCGTGCCGTTCCTGCGGACGCTGGACTCCTCCGTCGCCGCCGTGAACCAGGGCGGCCGGCGCAAGGGCGCGGCCTGCGTCTACCTGGAGACGTGGCACGCGGACATCGAGGAGTTCCTGGAGCTGCGCGACAACACCGGTGAGGAGGCCCGCCGTACGCACAATCTGAACCTCGCGCACTGGATCCCCGACGAGTTCATGCGCCGGGTCGACGCGGACGGCGACTGGTCGCTCTTCTCGCCCTCCGACGTGCCCGAGCTGGTCGACCTGTGGGGCGACGACTTCGACGCCGCGTACCGCGCGGCCGAGGCGGCGGGCAAGGCCCGCAGGACCATCCCGGCGCGTGAGCTGTACGGCCGCATGATGCGGACCCTCGCGCAGACCGGCAACGGCTGGATGACCTTCAAGGACGCGTCGAACCGTACGGCGAACCAGACCGCCGAGCCCGGCTCCGTCGTGCACTCCTCGAATCTCTGCACCGAGATCCTGGAGGTCACGGACGACGGCGAGACGGCCGTCTGCAACCTCGGCTCCGTCAACATCGGCGCGTTCGTGACCGAGAGCGGCGAGCTGGACTGGGAGCGGCTGGATGACAGCGTCCGCACCGCCGTGACCTTCCTCGACCGGGTCGTGGACATCAACTTCTACCCGACCGAGCAGGCCGGCCGCTCCAACGCCAAGTGGCGCCCCGTGGGCCTTGGTGTGATGGGCCTCCAGGACGTCTTCTTCAAGAAGAGGCTGCCGTTCGACTCCGCCGAGGCCGCGGCGCTCTCCACCCGTATCGCCGAGCGGATCATGCTCGCCGCGTACGAGGCGTCCTGCGACCTCGCCGAGCGCGAGGGCCCGCTGCCGGCCTGGTCGAAGACCCGCGCCGCACGCGGCGTGCTGCACCCGGACCACTACGACGTCACGCTCAACTGGCCCGAGCGGTGGGACGCGCTGCGGGCGCGCGTCGCGAAGACCGGTATGCGCAACTCCCTGCTGCTCGCCATCGCGCCGACGGCCACCATCGCCTCGATCGCGGGCGTCTACGAGTGCATCGAGCCGCAGGTCTCCAACCTCTTCAAGCGCGAGACGCTGTCGGGCGAGTTCCTTCAGGTCAACGCCTATCTGGTGGCCGAGCTGAAGAAACTCGGTGTGTGGGACGCGCAGTCCCGCGAGGCGCTGCGCGAGTCCAACGGCTCGGTGGCGGGCTTCGGCTGGATCCCGGCCGAGGTGCGCGAGCTGTACCGCACGGCGTGGGAGATCCCGCAGCGCGGCCTGATCGACATGGCGGCGGCGCGCACGCCGTTCCTCGACCAGAGCCAGTCACTGAACCTGTTCCTGGAAACGCCGACCATCGGGAAGCTCAGCTCGATGTACGCGTACGCCTGGAAGAAGGGCCTCAAGACCACGTACTACCTGCGGTCGCGCCCGGCGACGCGGATCGCCCGCGCGGCGAAGTCGCAGCCGGTGGCCGCCGCCGCGCCCGTACCCACACCCGTACCCGTTCCCGCACAGATGGCGCCGGACGCCGACGCCGTCGCCTGCTCCCTGGAAAACCCCGAGTCCTGCGAGGCCTGCCAGTAA
- a CDS encoding sugar ABC transporter substrate-binding protein: MKRKLIAAIGVAGMMFSVAACGSDDSGSAKDPKDRKDTVTVWLMVDAQSTWPELVKDVNAQFKEKYPNVKVDVQYQQWADKAKKLDTALGGDKFPDVVELGNTETMQYILNGAVAEVDPKKYDNSDTWIQGLKDTCTFEGKQYCVPYYAGARVAIYNTDMLKKGAGLDTLPETEDEMLAAMDKIAAENGKKDKRSSSLYLPGRYWYAAMSYVAAYDGAIATYDEGAKEWKASLSSPEAQKGIQHFIDLVKKYNKADQTKDEQDHANVMANEKAALIYGNGWESGSVIDGKNNGNPKLEGKILTAGMPGPNGKALPSFIGGSDLAITSKSKVQDLAEDWVSMFTSEKSMEVLAGKNILPNNEKQLEPLKAKPETAPIANAVPDAWFTPIAPGWTSIEKEEVLENMLLSILKGDSVADATKEADAKINELINEES, translated from the coding sequence GTGAAGCGCAAGCTCATCGCGGCGATCGGCGTCGCGGGCATGATGTTCTCGGTCGCGGCGTGTGGATCGGACGACAGCGGTTCGGCGAAGGACCCGAAGGACCGTAAGGACACAGTCACCGTCTGGCTGATGGTTGACGCGCAGAGCACCTGGCCTGAACTGGTCAAGGATGTCAACGCGCAGTTCAAGGAGAAGTACCCGAACGTCAAGGTCGATGTCCAGTACCAGCAGTGGGCGGACAAGGCCAAGAAGCTCGACACCGCCCTCGGTGGCGACAAGTTCCCGGACGTCGTCGAGCTCGGCAACACCGAGACGATGCAGTACATCCTCAACGGCGCCGTGGCCGAGGTCGATCCCAAGAAGTACGACAACTCGGACACCTGGATCCAGGGACTGAAGGACACCTGCACCTTCGAGGGCAAGCAGTACTGCGTGCCCTACTACGCCGGTGCGCGTGTGGCCATCTACAACACGGACATGCTCAAGAAGGGCGCCGGCCTCGACACGCTGCCGGAGACCGAGGACGAGATGCTCGCGGCGATGGACAAGATCGCCGCGGAGAACGGCAAGAAGGACAAGCGCTCCTCCAGCCTCTACCTGCCGGGCCGTTACTGGTACGCCGCCATGTCCTACGTCGCCGCGTACGACGGCGCGATCGCGACGTACGACGAGGGTGCCAAGGAGTGGAAGGCCTCGCTCTCCTCGCCCGAGGCGCAGAAGGGCATCCAGCACTTCATCGACCTGGTCAAGAAGTACAACAAGGCCGACCAGACGAAGGACGAGCAGGACCACGCCAACGTGATGGCCAACGAGAAGGCGGCCCTCATCTACGGCAACGGCTGGGAGTCGGGCTCCGTCATCGACGGCAAGAACAACGGCAACCCGAAGCTCGAGGGCAAGATCCTCACCGCCGGAATGCCCGGCCCGAACGGCAAGGCGCTGCCCTCCTTCATCGGCGGCTCCGACCTGGCGATCACCAGCAAGTCCAAGGTCCAGGACCTGGCCGAGGACTGGGTCTCGATGTTCACCAGCGAGAAGTCCATGGAGGTTCTCGCCGGCAAGAACATCCTCCCGAACAACGAGAAGCAGCTGGAGCCGCTGAAGGCGAAGCCGGAGACCGCTCCGATCGCCAACGCCGTACCCGACGCGTGGTTCACCCCGATCGCGCCCGGCTGGACCTCCATCGAGAAGGAGGAGGTCCTGGAGAACATGCTCCTGTCGATCCTCAAGGGTGACTCCGTGGCCGACGCCACGAAGGAAGCCGACGCGAAGATCAACGAACTGATCAACGAAGAGTCCTGA
- a CDS encoding ribonucleotide-diphosphate reductase subunit beta — translation MTTPAVEKNLLDPGFELTLRPMRYPDFYERYRDAIKNTWTVEEVDLHSDVTDLAKLSPGEQHMIGRLVAFFATGDSIVSNNLVLTLYKHINSPEARLYLSRQLFEEAVHVQFYLTLLDTYLPDPADRAAAFDAVEEIPSIREKAQFCFKWMDSVEKIDRLESAADRRRFLLNLICFAACIEGLFFYGAFAYVYWFRSRGLLHGLATGTNWVFRDETMHMNFAFEVVDTVRKEEPELFDDALQQQVTDMLKEAVEAELQFGRDLCGDGLPGMNTESMREYLQCVADQRLQRLGFAPVYGSENPFSFMELQGVQELTNFFERRPSAYQVAVEGTVGFDDDF, via the coding sequence ATGACCACCCCTGCCGTGGAGAAGAACCTGCTCGACCCGGGCTTCGAACTGACGCTGCGCCCGATGCGCTATCCGGACTTCTACGAGCGCTACCGGGACGCGATCAAGAACACCTGGACGGTGGAGGAGGTCGACCTCCACTCCGACGTCACCGACCTCGCCAAGCTCTCCCCCGGCGAGCAGCACATGATCGGCCGCCTGGTCGCGTTCTTCGCGACGGGCGACTCGATCGTCTCCAACAATCTGGTGCTGACGCTCTACAAGCACATCAACTCCCCCGAGGCGCGCCTCTACCTCTCGCGCCAGCTCTTCGAGGAGGCCGTGCACGTCCAGTTCTACTTGACGCTGCTCGACACCTACCTCCCGGACCCGGCGGACCGCGCGGCGGCGTTCGACGCGGTCGAGGAGATCCCGTCGATCCGCGAGAAGGCGCAGTTCTGCTTCAAGTGGATGGACTCGGTCGAGAAGATCGACCGCCTGGAGTCGGCGGCGGACCGGCGCCGCTTCCTACTGAACCTGATCTGCTTCGCGGCCTGTATCGAGGGCCTGTTCTTCTACGGAGCGTTCGCGTACGTCTACTGGTTCCGCTCGCGCGGCCTGCTGCACGGGCTGGCCACCGGCACCAACTGGGTGTTCCGCGACGAGACGATGCACATGAACTTCGCCTTCGAGGTCGTGGACACCGTCCGTAAGGAGGAGCCGGAACTCTTCGACGACGCGCTCCAGCAGCAGGTCACCGACATGCTGAAGGAGGCGGTGGAGGCGGAGCTCCAGTTCGGCCGCGACCTGTGCGGTGACGGTCTGCCGGGCATGAACACGGAGTCGATGCGCGAATACCTCCAGTGCGTCGCGGACCAGCGCCTCCAGCGCCTGGGCTTCGCGCCGGTGTACGGCTCGGAGAACCCGTTCTCGTTCATGGAGCTGCAAGGTGTCCAGGAACTGACGAACTTCTTCGAACGCCGCCCGTCGGCGTACCAGGTGGCGGTGGAGGGCACGGTCGGCTTCGACGACGACTTCTAA
- a CDS encoding carbohydrate ABC transporter permease codes for MTAADTQEAAGPPAPPVPRDPKGTDGRPTPGNGTVRATGKRRRKKGELLPFLLILPAIIAIAAVYAFPLTKTVIMSFQDMGRRELWTGESPPWVGFEQFTNILGDSEFWSVTGRTVLFMAVCVGLTMAIGLLVAMMMTRLSTWVRLTLTAALIAAWSMPLMVAASIFRWLSDSDYGLLNTLIAKVVGEDFLGHNWFLDPWQGFAIITLLVVWGAVPFVVITLYAALTQVPRELEEAAALDGANVRGIFRYVTWPVIRPVFVMVTTLSVIWDFNVFGQIWLLRGNKPEPEYETLGLYSFSKAFESTSFSQGTAIALITVLLLSGVAVFYLRQLMKTGEVE; via the coding sequence GTGACTGCTGCCGACACGCAGGAGGCCGCCGGACCACCGGCGCCCCCGGTACCGCGTGACCCGAAAGGGACAGACGGCCGGCCCACCCCCGGGAACGGGACGGTCAGGGCGACCGGGAAGAGACGTCGCAAGAAGGGCGAACTCCTCCCGTTCCTGCTGATCCTCCCGGCGATCATCGCGATCGCCGCCGTCTACGCCTTCCCGCTCACCAAGACCGTGATCATGTCCTTCCAGGACATGGGCCGGCGCGAGCTGTGGACGGGGGAGTCGCCCCCCTGGGTCGGCTTCGAGCAGTTCACGAACATCCTCGGTGACAGCGAATTCTGGTCCGTCACCGGCCGCACCGTCCTCTTCATGGCCGTCTGTGTCGGCCTCACCATGGCCATCGGCCTGCTGGTCGCCATGATGATGACCCGGCTCTCCACCTGGGTGCGCCTGACCCTCACCGCGGCGCTGATCGCCGCCTGGTCGATGCCCCTGATGGTCGCCGCCTCGATCTTCCGCTGGCTGTCGGACTCCGACTACGGCCTGCTGAACACCCTGATAGCCAAGGTCGTCGGCGAGGACTTCCTCGGCCACAACTGGTTCCTCGACCCCTGGCAGGGCTTCGCGATCATCACCCTGCTGGTCGTCTGGGGCGCCGTCCCCTTCGTCGTGATCACCCTGTACGCGGCCCTCACCCAGGTCCCCCGGGAACTGGAGGAGGCGGCGGCCCTCGACGGCGCCAACGTCCGCGGCATCTTCCGCTACGTGACCTGGCCCGTCATCCGCCCGGTCTTCGTCATGGTCACCACGCTCTCGGTGATCTGGGACTTCAACGTGTTCGGCCAGATCTGGCTGCTGCGCGGCAACAAGCCCGAACCGGAGTACGAGACCCTCGGCCTCTACTCCTTCTCCAAGGCCTTCGAGTCCACCTCCTTCAGCCAGGGCACCGCGATCGCCCTGATCACCGTCCTGCTGCTCTCCGGCGTGGCCGTGTTCTACCTGCGTCAGCTGATGAAGACAGGAGAGGTCGAATGA
- a CDS encoding carbohydrate ABC transporter permease, with amino-acid sequence MTTSTSTAPAPVPATPPAIVKQKLRPDRKKSRGVYDVLGLLFAVVMAFPVYWLVISSLRPNHEIRSYDQTLWPSSLTFDNFARAVEQPNFSTAVQSSLIVSVTAVVGGMIIATLAALAIGRFRFFGRRALLMVLILVQMLPPTAMLIPIYAQLNAMGGLDEYWGLIVVYLVSTLPFAIIMIRGFVVNIPVELEESAMVDGCTRMGAFRRVIFPLLAPGLAAASIFALVNAWNEYLFAYILINDNSKYTLNVWLMTFTTERGTDYGALMASSTLIALPVVVFFMIIQKKMATGLTSGAVKG; translated from the coding sequence ATGACCACCTCAACCTCCACCGCGCCCGCGCCCGTTCCGGCCACGCCTCCGGCGATCGTCAAGCAGAAGCTGCGCCCGGACCGCAAGAAGAGCCGCGGCGTCTACGACGTACTCGGTCTGCTGTTCGCCGTCGTCATGGCGTTCCCGGTGTACTGGCTGGTCATCAGCTCGCTGCGCCCCAACCACGAGATCCGCTCCTACGACCAGACGCTGTGGCCGTCGTCGCTCACCTTCGACAACTTCGCCCGCGCGGTCGAACAGCCGAACTTCTCCACCGCCGTCCAGTCCAGCCTGATCGTCTCGGTCACCGCGGTCGTCGGCGGCATGATCATCGCGACGCTGGCGGCGCTCGCCATCGGCCGGTTCAGATTCTTCGGCCGCCGCGCGCTGCTGATGGTGCTGATCCTCGTACAGATGCTGCCGCCCACGGCGATGCTCATCCCGATCTACGCGCAGCTCAACGCGATGGGAGGCCTGGACGAGTACTGGGGCCTGATCGTCGTCTACCTGGTGTCCACGCTGCCGTTCGCGATCATCATGATCCGCGGCTTCGTGGTGAACATCCCGGTGGAGCTGGAGGAGTCGGCGATGGTCGACGGCTGTACGCGGATGGGCGCCTTCCGGCGGGTGATCTTCCCGCTGCTGGCCCCCGGCCTCGCGGCGGCGTCGATCTTCGCGCTGGTCAACGCGTGGAACGAGTACCTCTTCGCGTACATCCTGATCAACGACAACTCCAAGTACACGCTCAACGTGTGGCTGATGACCTTCACCACCGAGCGGGGCACCGACTACGGGGCGCTGATGGCGTCCTCCACCCTGATCGCCCTGCCCGTGGTGGTGTTCTTCATGATCATTCAGAAGAAGATGGCGACCGGTCTGACATCCGGCGCAGTAAAGGGATAG